A region of the Myxococcus stipitatus DSM 14675 genome:
GTGGCTGCAAGGCGCGCCCTTGAAGGGCCCCGCCGTCAATCAGGTCGAGCCCCAGGTGCAGTGGATGCTCGAGTACCTGGCCACCAAGGACCGCAACGGCCTGCTGCGCGTCGCCTACTGGTCCTGCGGCCCCGACGCCAAGGACGTCGAGGTCGTCGGCGAGCTCAAGGGGGTGGATGTCCAGCAGTACAAGTTCCCCGGAGCCAAGCGGCTCGGCGACGGCACGAACCTGACGCCCGCGCTGGAGGACTACGTGCGCTACCTGAAGGCGCAAGTTCCCCTGGGCGCCCGGCGCGGCTGCGCGGTCATCATCACCGACGGCAAGCTCCATGACGCGGAAGAGGTCGAGCGCTACTCCGCGGACATCGCCGATGGCATCGCCGCGGGGCGCCTGCCTCGGATGAACTTCGTGCTCGTGGGTGTGGGGGACGGCATCGACGAGGCGCAGCTCGAGCGGATTGCCCACAGGGAGTTCCCGGGAGTGGGCCACCTGTGGTGCCACCGCATCGCCCAGGAAATCACCCAGGTCGCGGAGCTGGTCGCGGTGCTCGTGGACGAGAACATGACGGTGGCCGCGGGCGGCACCATCTACGACGACAAGGGCCAGGTGCTGAAGACGTACGAGGGCCGCCTGCCCGCGGTGCTCGAGTTCGACATCCCCGAGGGGGCCACGAGCTTCACGCTGGAGGTGAATGGCCAGCGCTACACGCAGCCCTTGCCGGACGACGACCACCACGACGAGGACGACCACTGATTCAGAGAGTGTCGGCGGCGCACCAAGCGCGGCTGGCACTGTCGGAAGGTGATACCGTCCCGCCATCTAGCAGGGGGAACCATGGGCCACGAGAAACCGGTCGAGCCGTTTTCGGATCTGCACGTCGAAGAGGGGAAAGTCCGTGCGGTGCTGTTGCATGACCCCACGGTCGAGGGGTTGGACGTCGGCATCTACATGGACGCATCCGGCAGCATGGAGGGCGAGTACAAGTACGAGCGCCCCAAGCGCTCCTTCCTGGAGTGGCTGCGCGGAGCTCCGCTGAAGGACCCCGCCAACCAGGTCGAGCCGCAGGTGCAGTGGATGCTCGAGTACCTGGCCACCAAGGACCGCAACGGCCTGCTGCGCGTCGCCTACTGGGCGGCCGGGCATTCCGGCAAGGACGTGGAGGTGATTGGCGAGCTCAAGGGCGTGGACGTCCAGCAGTACAAGTTCCCCGGCGCCAAGCGGCTCGGCGGACACACCTTCCTGGCGCCCGCGCTGAAGGACTATGTGCAGTATCTGAAGGCACAGGTGCCGAAGGGCGCCAAGCGCGGCTGCGCGGTCATCGTCACGGACGGACAGCTCCATGACGCGGAAGAGGTCGAGCACTTCTCCGCGCAGGTGGCGAAGGACATCGTCGCGGGGCGCCTGCCCCGGATGAACTTCGTGCTCGTCGGCGTAGGCGATGGCATCGACGAGGAGCAGCTCGAGCGGATTGCCCACATGGAGTTCAAGGGCGTGGGCCACCTGTGGTGCCACCGCATCGCGAAGGAGATCACCCAGGTCGCGGAGCTGGTCGCGGTGCTCGTGGACGAGAACATGACGGTGGCCGCGGGCGGCACCATCTATGACGACAAGGGCCAGGTGCTGAAGACGTACGAGGGCCGCCTGCCCGCTGTGCTCGAGTTCGACATCCCCGAGGGCGCGGAGAGCTTCACGCTGGAGGTGAATGGCCAGCGCTTCAAGCAGCCGCTGCCCGACGAGGACCACCACGACGAAGACGAGGACCACCACTGATGGCTGGCCACGAAGCGGTTGTCCGGCCGTTCTCGGACGTGCACCGGATGGGGAACAAGGTGGTGGCCACGCTGCTGCATGACCCCACCGTGGAGGGACTGGATGTCGCCCTCTACATGGATGGCTCCGCGAGCATGGAGGACGAGTACGGTCCTCGCGGCGTGCTGGCGAAGCTGGCGCCGGTGAAGAACCTGGTCGAGCCGCAGATGCGGTGGATGCTGGAGTACCTGGCCAGCAAGGACCGCGATGGGCAGGTGCGCGTGGCGTACTGGGCCACGGGCGACGGCAGCCAGCTGGAGGAGGTGGGCTTGCTGTCGGCGGCGCAGGCCAAGGAGTTCCGCTTCCCGGGGCCGCGCTTCTACGGCAAGGCCACGGTGATGCTCCCGGTGCTCCGCGACTTCGTGGCGCACATGAAGCAGCAGGTGCAGCAAGGGGCGCGGCGGGGGCTGGCGGTCATCATCACCGACTCGCAGCTCTCCGACGGCAACGACGTGCGGGCCTATGCCACGCAGGTGGCGAAGGAGATTGCCGCGGGCCGGCTGCCTCGGATGAGCTTCGTCTTCGTGGGCGTGGGCGACCAGGTGGACGAGGAGCAGATGGAGGAGGTCTCCCACGAGACCTATCCCGGCGTGGGCCACCTGTGGTGCCACCGCATCGCCGACCGCATGGAGGAGATGGCGGAGCTGGTGGCGGTGCTCGTGGACGAGACGATGACGGTGGCGGCGGGCGGCACCGTCTACGACGAGAAGGGACGGACCTTGAAGTCGTATGAGGGCCGGCTCCCCGCGGTGCTGGAGTTCGACGTGCCCGCCGAGTGCAAGGCCTTCACGCTGGAGGTCGCGGGACAGCGCTTCACCCAGCCCATCCCCGAGGAACACGAGGACGAGGACCACCACGAAGAGGAAGAAGCCCCGGAGCCTGTGAAGGCCCCGGAGCCCGCCTCTGCTCGCAAGCACGGCCGCCACCGCCACTAGGTCTTCAGGAAGAACACGCCATGTCCGAACAGAAGAATCGCAGCCCCCAGGACACCCACGTCCACGGCCCAGAGTGCAAGCATGACCACGGACATGGCGACGGGCCGTCTCTCGCGGCGGAGAAGTCCGCCGCCGCGAAGCCCCGGTTCAAGGACCTGAAGGTCGTCGGCACCAAGAGCGCGGACACGCATGTCCACGGCCCGGGGTGCAATCACGACCACGGACATGACCACGCCCATGCGCACGGCGACGGGCATGCCCACGCGCATGGCGAGAGCTGCGACCATGACCACGGCGGTCATGGCCATCACCACGCGAAGCCGAAGCGCGTCCGTCCGCCCGGCTATCGCGCGGCCGAGGGGGGCGGCGTGGCCCTCCAGCTCGACCTGGAGGGTGCGCTCCCGGGAGAGACGGATGACCTGGGTCGGTTCCAGAAGCTGGAGGCCGCGCTCGAGGCGCAGCACGGCGTCATCGACGTCCACCTGCGCCGGGACCAGGGCTACCCGGAGATCTGCCTCCACTACAACCCGGGGCTGGTGAGCGCGGCCACGCTGCTCGCGACGGCGCAGCGCACGGGCGCGCAGGTGGCGAAGCGGTACAAGGGCCACACCTGGTTCGTGCGAGGGATGACCTCCGCGGACTCGGCGACGGCCATCGAGCATGGGCTCGGCAAGCTGTCGGGCGTGCTGTCCGCGAACGTGGCCTATGCCAGCGAGCGGCTCGTCGTCGAGTACGACAGCGAGACGGTCTCCCTGAAGGACCTCGAGACCCAGGCGAAGTCCCTGGGCTACACGCTGGAGGTCCCCAGCCATGGGCACGCGTGCTCGCACCATGCACACGGCGGGGGCCTGGCGCCGCTGCTGGAGATGCCGCTGGTGGTGGCCGCGGGCGTGTTGCTGGTGGGAGGCTGGGCGCTGGAGCACTTCCTCCCCGCCCTCACCTGGGCGCCCACCGCCGCGTGGGCGCTGTCCATCGTGAGCGGCGGGTTCTTCGCCATCCGGGGCTCGGTGAAGTCGCTGCTCCAGCTTCGCATCGACATCGAGACGATGATGGTCGTCGCGGCCCTGGGCGCCGCGGTGCTGGGCTCCTGGTTCGAGGGCGCCTTCCTCCTCTTCCTCTTCAGCGCGGGCCATGCGCTGGAGCATCGGGCGATGGACCGCGCGCGGCGCTCCATCGAGTCACTGGGGGCGCTGCGTCCCGAGGTGGCGCGCGTGCGTCGCGACGGAGAGCTGGTCGAGGTCCCCGTGGCGCAGGTGCTCCGAGGCGACCGCGTCGTCGTCCGTCCGGGAGACCGCGTCCCGCTCGACGGCATCATCCGCGAGGGCAAGAGCTCCCTGGAGCAGGCGGCCATCACCGGCGAGTCGATGCCCGTCCCCAAGCAGCCCGGGGACGAGGTGTTCTCCGGCACGGTGAACTGCGAGGCGCTGCTCGAGGTGGAGGTCACCCGGCTCTCCTCGGAGTCGGTGCTCGCGCGCGTGGTGGACATGGTGGCCGAGGCCGAGGCCCAGAAGGGCCCCAACCAGCGCTTCGCCCAGCGGCTGGAGCGGACCTTCGCGCCGCTGGTGATGATTGGCGCGGTCATCTTCCCCGTGGTGCTCGTGCTCCTGGGCACGCCGCTCGAGGAGGCGGTGCTCCGCGCGGTGTCGCTGCTCGTGGCCGCGTCGCCGTGTGCGCTCGCCATCTCCACGCCGTCGGCGGTGCTGTCCGCGGTCGCGGCGGCGGCGCGAGGCGGTGTGCTCATCAAGGGCGGCATCTACCTGGAGCTGCTCGGCAAGGTGAACGCCATCGCGTTCGACAAGACGGGCACGCTGACGGTGGGCAAGCCGAAGCTGCTCAGCACCGCGCCCATGGACGGCGTGACGGAGGAGGAGCTGCTGGGCACGGCGGCCTCGGTGGAGGCGCTCTCCGCGCACCCGCTGGCCCACGCCATCGTGGAGGCCGCGGGCTCGCGAGGGCTCAAGCCGGCCGCGGGCACCGACATGGAGGCCATCCACGGCAAGGGCCTGCGCGCGAAGGTGGGCGACGGGGTGGTCGACGTGGGCAACCTCGCGCTCTTCGAGGGAGACACCATCCCCGACGGCATCCGGGCGCGCGTGGACCGGCTGGAGGAGTCGGGACAGACGACGATGGTCGTTCGCGGCGCGGGCCGTTACCTCGGGGTGCTCGGGGTGGCGGACACGGTGCGCGCGGGAGCACGGCACGTCATCTCCACGCTCAAGCAGCAGGGCATCGAGCGCACGGTGATGCTGTCGGGCGACAACTCGCGCGTGGCGAAGTCCATCGCGGCGCAGGTGGGGCTGGACGAGGCTCGGGCGCCGCTGATGCCGGCCGACAAGGTGACAGCGGTCCGGGAGATGGGGCGCACGGGCTCGGTGGCGATGGTGGGCGACGGCGTCAACGATGCTCCGGCCCTGGCCGCCGCGGCGGTGGGCGTGGCCATGGGTGGCGCGGGCTCGGACGCGGCGCTGGAGACGGCGGACGTGGTGCTGATGAGCGATGACCTGTCGCGGCTGCCCTTCGCGGTGAGCCTGGCGCGGCAGGCCACGACGGTGATGAAGCAGAACCTGGTCATCGCGCTG
Encoded here:
- a CDS encoding vWA domain-containing protein, giving the protein MGHEKPVEPFSDLHVEEGKVRAVLLHDPTVEGLDVAIYMDASASMSGEYEYQRPRRSFLEWLQGAPLKGPAVNQVEPQVQWMLEYLATKDRNGLLRVAYWSCGPDAKDVEVVGELKGVDVQQYKFPGAKRLGDGTNLTPALEDYVRYLKAQVPLGARRGCAVIITDGKLHDAEEVERYSADIADGIAAGRLPRMNFVLVGVGDGIDEAQLERIAHREFPGVGHLWCHRIAQEITQVAELVAVLVDENMTVAAGGTIYDDKGQVLKTYEGRLPAVLEFDIPEGATSFTLEVNGQRYTQPLPDDDHHDEDDH
- a CDS encoding vWA domain-containing protein; translation: MGHEKPVEPFSDLHVEEGKVRAVLLHDPTVEGLDVGIYMDASGSMEGEYKYERPKRSFLEWLRGAPLKDPANQVEPQVQWMLEYLATKDRNGLLRVAYWAAGHSGKDVEVIGELKGVDVQQYKFPGAKRLGGHTFLAPALKDYVQYLKAQVPKGAKRGCAVIVTDGQLHDAEEVEHFSAQVAKDIVAGRLPRMNFVLVGVGDGIDEEQLERIAHMEFKGVGHLWCHRIAKEITQVAELVAVLVDENMTVAAGGTIYDDKGQVLKTYEGRLPAVLEFDIPEGAESFTLEVNGQRFKQPLPDEDHHDEDEDHH
- a CDS encoding vWA domain-containing protein, producing MAGHEAVVRPFSDVHRMGNKVVATLLHDPTVEGLDVALYMDGSASMEDEYGPRGVLAKLAPVKNLVEPQMRWMLEYLASKDRDGQVRVAYWATGDGSQLEEVGLLSAAQAKEFRFPGPRFYGKATVMLPVLRDFVAHMKQQVQQGARRGLAVIITDSQLSDGNDVRAYATQVAKEIAAGRLPRMSFVFVGVGDQVDEEQMEEVSHETYPGVGHLWCHRIADRMEEMAELVAVLVDETMTVAAGGTVYDEKGRTLKSYEGRLPAVLEFDVPAECKAFTLEVAGQRFTQPIPEEHEDEDHHEEEEAPEPVKAPEPASARKHGRHRH
- a CDS encoding heavy metal translocating P-type ATPase; translated protein: MSEQKNRSPQDTHVHGPECKHDHGHGDGPSLAAEKSAAAKPRFKDLKVVGTKSADTHVHGPGCNHDHGHDHAHAHGDGHAHAHGESCDHDHGGHGHHHAKPKRVRPPGYRAAEGGGVALQLDLEGALPGETDDLGRFQKLEAALEAQHGVIDVHLRRDQGYPEICLHYNPGLVSAATLLATAQRTGAQVAKRYKGHTWFVRGMTSADSATAIEHGLGKLSGVLSANVAYASERLVVEYDSETVSLKDLETQAKSLGYTLEVPSHGHACSHHAHGGGLAPLLEMPLVVAAGVLLVGGWALEHFLPALTWAPTAAWALSIVSGGFFAIRGSVKSLLQLRIDIETMMVVAALGAAVLGSWFEGAFLLFLFSAGHALEHRAMDRARRSIESLGALRPEVARVRRDGELVEVPVAQVLRGDRVVVRPGDRVPLDGIIREGKSSLEQAAITGESMPVPKQPGDEVFSGTVNCEALLEVEVTRLSSESVLARVVDMVAEAEAQKGPNQRFAQRLERTFAPLVMIGAVIFPVVLVLLGTPLEEAVLRAVSLLVAASPCALAISTPSAVLSAVAAAARGGVLIKGGIYLELLGKVNAIAFDKTGTLTVGKPKLLSTAPMDGVTEEELLGTAASVEALSAHPLAHAIVEAAGSRGLKPAAGTDMEAIHGKGLRAKVGDGVVDVGNLALFEGDTIPDGIRARVDRLEESGQTTMVVRGAGRYLGVLGVADTVRAGARHVISTLKQQGIERTVMLSGDNSRVAKSIAAQVGLDEARAPLMPADKVTAVREMGRTGSVAMVGDGVNDAPALAAAAVGVAMGGAGSDAALETADVVLMSDDLSRLPFAVSLARQATTVMKQNLVIALGVSGVLIVATLLGLTKISHAVVLHEGSTLLVVANGLRLLALRPKVLGSTPLPSMEISPAPRP